The genomic stretch tttttttttgaccgcaCTACAGGGCTtttggcatcttagttccccaaccagggatcgaacccgagccccagcagtgaaagccaagtcctaaccactggaccgccagggaattcccaaataaatgtttattgaatgtcaAAAGATTGAGATCACAGGCTGGGAATAGCATGAGGGATTGCTGTTGTCATCTCAGGTTAAGAGGTGATGTCCTGGATCAAAGTCACTGCGGGGGATTGGATTTACAAATTctttagaaaatgaaatctgCAGAACTTGGAGACAAGATGTGGGAAGTTAAAAGGAATGGGCTTCACAGtttggggctggggttgggcaaAAGACGGTAATGGTCATTGGGGTGGGGAGCATGGAGCGAACTTGAGGATGAGCTAGTAGAGTAGGAcatgcctgcaggtcagccaggggGCAGCTGAGGGTCACAGCAGCATCTGCTGCCAAAGTGTGGGCTGCCTTTCCCCATTGATATTGAACATACTCACATCTTCTGAGATACAGAGAAGAAGCTCCTGGAAATCAGGAGGGGTTTCTGCTGTGGACCCAAGGTGGAAAGATTGACTTACTGGGTCTGCCTCTCCCCtgggggaggtgggagtgggaagAATGCATGTAGAGGTAAATGAGGCCAAGGATTTGGGGACTAAAGCTGAGAGTGTTCCTGTCTGAAGCATGAGAAGTTaggtggggtgaggaggagacTGAGTTTGAGGAATTCATGGTTGAATTGAATGTGATGGGTGACTGATGAGCAGATCAGAAAGTCGGCACTGAAGGTACAGCAGAAGGTGAGACCAAGGATTTTCCAAGGTTTAAGCCTGCAGGACTGAGTGACCTAATATATTCATAAGCTACATACTGAGAATTTCCCTGCTCCCTGTCTCTTCTTCATGGCTCATCAGAGTTAGGTGAGGGGTTCTGATGCAGCTCTTTGCCTCTGTCCAGGTGAGGGGCCAGATGTCCTGGTGTACACCTTGGATTTTGGTGGACATCTGCGGATGATGGAACGAGTGCAGAACCTGCTTGGCCACTATCTTATCCATGGGTTCCGAGTGCGACCAGAGCCCAACGGAGACCTTGACTCGGAGGCCATGGTGGCGGTGTTTGGGAGCAAGGGACTCCGAATTGTGAAAATTGGCTGGGGACAGGGCCGCTTCCGGGAGCTCTGGCGTTCTGGCCTGTGGAACATGTCTGACTGGATCTGGGATGCCCGTTGGCTTGAGGGGAACATGGCCTTGGCCCTGGGCCACAACTCAGTGGTGCTGTATGACCCTGTGGTAGGGTGCATGCTGCAGGATGTGCCCTGCACGGACAGGTGCACCCTCTCCTCAGCCTGTCTGATTGGAGATACCTGGAAGGAGCTGACCATAGTGGCGGGTGCCGTTTCCAACCAGCTCCTGGTCTGGTACCCAGCAGCTGCTTTAAGAGACAATAAGCCAGTAGCCCCCGACCGACGGGTTAGTGGGCACGTGGGTGTCATCTTCAGCATGTCGTACCTGGAAAGCAAGGGCTTGTTGGCCACAGCTTCAGAAGACCGAAGTGTTCGCATCTGGAAGGTGGGTGACCTGCGGGTGCCTGGGGGTCGGGTGCAGAATATTGGGCACTGCTTCGGGCACAGTGCCCGTGTATGGCAGGTCAAGCTCCTAGAAAATTACCTTATCAGTGCAGGAGAAGACTGCGTCTGCTTGGTATGGAGCCATGAAGGCGAAATCCTCCAGGCCTTTCGGGGCCACCAGGGCCGTGGGATCCGGGCCATAGCTGCTCATGAGAGACAGGCCTGGGTGATCACTGGGGGTGATGACTCAGGCATCCGGCTATGGCACCTGGTGGGGCGTGGGCACCCGGGTTCGGGGGTCTCCGCCCTCTGCTTCAAGTCCCGTAGCAGGCCAGGTGCCCTCAAGGCTGTGACGCTGGCTGGCTCATGGCGAGTACTGGCAGTGACTGATACAGGGGCCCTGTACCTTTATGACCTCGAGGTCAAGTGCTGGGAGCAGCTGCTGGAGGACAAGTGCTTCCAGTCCTACTGCCTCCTGGAGGCAGCCCCTGGTCCTGAGGGCTTCGGACTGTGTGCCATGGCCAATGGGGAAGGTCATGTCAAGGTTGTCCCCATCAACACTCCAACTGCAGCTGTGGACCTGACCCTGTTCCATGGGAAGGTGCACAGCCTGAGCTGGGCCTTGCGTGGCTACGAGGAGCTTCTGTTGCTAGCATCGggccctggtggtgtggtggctTGCCTAGAGATCTCTGCTGCGCCCTCTGGCAAGGCCATCTTCGTCAAGGAACGTTGCCGGTACCTCCTACCTCCAAGCAAGCAGAGATGGCACACATGCAGTACCTTCCTACCCCCGGGCGACTTCCTGGTGTGCGGGGACCGCCGGGGCTCCGTGTTGCTGTTCCCTTCCCGACCAGATTTGCTCAAGGATCTTGGGGTCGGAGGCAAAGTTGGGGCTGGTACTGGAGCACTTGGAACGGGTAGTGGCAGTGGTGGGAGTGAGAACGCCTTGGCTGAGTGGGGCCCCGTGTCCACCCTCCCTTCTCTGCATGGGAAACAGGGTGTGACCTCGGTCACCTGCCATGGTGGCTACGTGTACACTACAGGGCGTGATGGTGCCTACTACCAGCTCTTGGTGCGAGGTGGCCAACTCCAGCCAGTCCTAAGGCAAAAATCCTGTCGTGGTATGAACTGGGTGGCTGGGCTCCGAATGGTGGCTGATGGGAGCATGGTCATCCTGGGTTTCCACGCCAACGAGTTTGTGGTGTGGAGCCCCCGGTCGCATGAGAAGCTGCACATTGTCAACTGTGGTGGAGGGCATCGCTCCTGGGCCTTCTCCGATACCGAGGCAGCTATGGCTTTTGCCTACCTCAAGGACGGGGATGTCATGCTGTACCGAGCTCTTGGTGGCTGCACGCGGCCACACGTGATTCTCCGGGAGAGCCTGCATGGCCGTGAGATCACTTGTGTAAAGCGTGTGGGCACCATCACCCTGGGGCCTGAATTTGGGGTGCCCAGCTTCATGCAGCCTGACCACCTGGAGCCCGGTAGTGAGGGCCCTGGCCTGATCGACATTGTGATAACGTGCAGCGAGGACACCACCGTCTGTATCCTGGCACTCCCCACAGCCACAGGTTCAGCCCATGCGCTTACAGCTGTCTGTAACCACATCTCCTCGGTGCGTGCAGTGGCTGTGTGGGGCACTGGCACCCCAGGTGGCCCTCAGGATCCTCGGCCGGGCCTGACTGCCCATGTGGTATCTGCGGGGGGCAGGGCTGAGATGCACTGCTTCACAATCATGGTCAGCCCAGACCCCAGCACCCCAAGCCGCCTTGCCTGCCACGTCATGCACCTTTCATCTCACCGGCTGGATGAGTACTGGGACCGGCAGCGCAATCGGCACCGGATGATCAAGGTGGACCCAGAGACCAGGTGAGGTGCACTGTCAGACAGGAGcagcatggggtgggggggcatgcAGGGCAAGCCCTGTGCCGCTGCTCCCAGGCTCTGCCTGATGATGGCTGTGTACTGTCCTTGCAGGTACATGTCCCTAGCTGTGTGTGAGCTCGACCGGCCTGGCCTTGGGCCCCTTGTGGCTGCAGCCTGTAGCGATGGAGCAGTGAGGTGAGCATATAGGACCCAGGGGGCCTGGAGACAAAAGGATGTAAGGATATTTAGAATGGGTTCTGAGCTGGGCCATCCTCTGCACCCCCCAGGCTCTTTCTCTTGCAGGACTCTGGGCAGCAGCTACAGCTCCTGGCTGAAACCTTCCACCACAAGCGCTGTGTGCTCAAGGTCCACTCCTTCACACATGAGGCAACCAATCAGCGGCGGTGAGAGGGGCTGCATGGTGGTCCTGCATGGGCTTGGTGGGGGCTCCTATTGCTTTCCATCCCCCTCATTGATCCAGCTGCCTTTTCCTGGCTACCAGGAGACTGTTCCTGTGCAGTGCAGCCACGGATGGCAGCCTGGCCTTCTGGGATCTCACCACTGTGCTGGACCATGGCTCTcctgccctggagcctccagCGGACCCTGGGCTTCCCTACCGTGAGTAGCTAGAGTGCCACTGTGGctgtccccccacctcccagtgCACTCAGCCAAGTGTTGAGCTGGGTAGTGACAACCATCTTCTTCCTCCAGGGCTGGGCAGCCCCTGCCTGACCCTCCAGGCTCACAGCTGTGGTGTCAACAGCCTGCACACCTTGCCCACACATGAGGGCCATCTTGTGGCCAGTGGCAGTGAGGATGGCTCCCTCCATGTCTTTGTGCTTACTGTCGAGGTGCCAGAGCTGGAAGAGGCTGTGGGGGGCGCTGAGCTGGTGCCCCAGCTGCAAGTGCTGGAAGAATACTCTCTCCCGTGTGCACATGCTGCCCATGTGACAGGCCTCAAGATCTTAAGCCCAAGCCTCATGGTCTCAGCCTCCATCGACCAACGGCTTACCTTCTGGCGTCTGGGGCATGGTGAGCCCACCTTTATGAACAGTACAGTGTACCACGTAGCAGATGTGGCCGACATGGACTGCTGGCCCGTGAGCCCTGAGTTTGGCCACCGCTGTGCTCTTGGGGGCCAGGGCCTTGAGGTTTACAACTGGTATGACTGAGATGTCCCGCGGTGGCCGGCATGCTGGGCATGGGGCCTGCTCACAGACAAGAGTGACTGTCTGTGCCCATGCCCAGTGTGCTTtgaggggaggaagaggcagcCGCGGGTTCCTGACTCAAGAGCAGGAGCTGGAGGTGAGTTGAAAGCCACTTGGGCAGACCAAGAATATGCCCCACTCCCCACAATGGGACAAAACTTTGTCACAGAAGCAATTTATTTTGGCTCCGGGTCTCTAACAAAATCTGtggggtttttccctttcagttggTGACTTTGTGAACATTCCCAGATATTGGGGCCTCTGTGGCCTTAGATGTGACTCAGTGGAGGGAGACCCAGCATGGCCAGCCCGGTGTGGAGCACTTCACGCACAGCCCGCAGAAGCTGCAGACGGGCAAACATTTGACCAAACAAGTGTGGTCGAGGCTCCTGGAGGAGAGAAAGGGGCCTGCTGGTCTCATCCTTTGCTTCTCCTGTACCCCCCACATATGCCCTTTTGCTGTGCACTTACCCCTAGGATGTGTACCCGGTTATAGTATGAGCTGAAATCCATGCTGAGTTGTACCAGGAACTTGCACACCTAGAGACAGAGATTGAGTCACTGGCCTGTCTCTCTTTGTGCCCCAGAATAAAGAATAGTGTGTGCAGTCCATCCCAGTCTCCTCTGCCTTTACCATCTCTGTGCGTGCAGTGATGTGGAGCCCTGGGGCTGTGCAGGGCAGGGCTGCTGCCTGGCTCAGCAGGTCTGGGAAGGGGAGGACGCTGTTGAAGAGCAGCAACCACTCACCCTGTGGGGGAGAAGGGTGCTGGGAGGGAGAGGCCTGAACTTCCCACACATGACAGCTACCCAAGAGGAGCACTCACCTCATCATGTAGCAGGGAGAAATCCAGAGTGCTCACAGGTGGGAAAGTGGGGTACAGACCTTGTTCCATGCTGCACTTGTAACTCTCAAAGAGTGTGGCAAGACGTGCACAATTATACATGACAAAGGTGCCACTTTTGGTGCCCTTTGTGGAAATGCTGCTGTCGGCCAGGGCCAAGAGAAGCTGAGAAATGAGGGCACAGCTGCAGAGGGAGGACAGCCACTGCACACCCTGTCCCCCCCACAGCCCTGGCCCAGCAAGGCGCCCAGGCTCACCTGACTTTGTGGGGCTGTGCTGAGCATCTCAAACTTAATGGTTGCCACAGAGAGAACCCTGAAGATTTCCATCCAGGCTGAGTCTGAAGGAGTACAGATCAGTTAATCAGTCTCTACAGGCAGGGAACAAGGGGGGGCAGGGGTGCAAATGACCTTCCCCTACCCAAAGCACAGCCAGAATCTCCCAGGCGCACCTTGTGCCAGGTCCCTACCGTGCTTCAGTGCTGAGGCCTTGCAAACCTGGGCATGCCGGAGCCTGCATTTTGAAAAGAGTGAGAGGAGGACCAGTGGGCAGAGTCCCCCACCGCAACTACCCTGGCTTGGTGGCCTTCCTTCCAGCCTCACTCACTCGTAGTACTCGGGGGCAGTCAGGGTGCCAGGTGCACCAGCTACTTTCACTGGGCCACAGACCAGGTGCTTCTGTCAGGAAGATAGCAGGGGCTCAGCCAGCTGGCGATACCCTCCAGGAACCTAAATTTGGTTCCTGGACTCTCCCAGCTTTTTACCTTAAGACCTCCATCCCCTCAGGGTAGCCTCCTCAACCTATTCTTCAATATTCTCTGGGCTATGATGCCTCCAGAGACCCCTCTCCCAGCACCTGCTGCATGAGCCCATTTACCAAGCCTAACATCTCCCCAAGGTCAAGTATCACCTTCTGGACCCATCAACTAACAAGTGGGTTTCAAGGGCCCTCTGAGGTTGGTGTGGGGAGCCACCATCACTAACCTACCTGTCTGAGAGGAGCCTGGTCATCCAACTTCCACCAAAGCAGGTCCAGCTTCTGTTGCTGGAACTCCTCCTCACAGCTCACCACGTGTACAACCATGCAACTATCTGCACCAGCATCTGGGGCCGCAGCCTATAGGGTAGGACAGTCACTGCCGGGGATACAAGACACCTGGTTTGCCAGAGGCCTGCAGGGTGGGGTGTCAGTCACTAACCAGGCCTAGGGAGCTGTCCTCAGCCCAATCCTGCACAGCCTGCTGCAGCTCCGCCAGCACAGCGAGCAGATCCTCCGTCACTGCGAAGAGAACACACAGGGCTGAGGCAGGCGGGGAGTGCGGGGCCCGACTACTTTCTGGCCCTGTAAGGCTCCGGGTCCTACCCAGACAGCTGTCCAGGGTGGGGTCATAGCCAGTTGTGCGTCCCCGTTCGTCCACCAGCTCCTTCAGGCACACTCGGCCCAGGGCACCAGGAGGCAGGGCTTCCGCGTTACGGGCAGGGGTGAGCTCTGCAAGCGCGTGGCTCCTCAGGGCTTCGGTCGCGGCTCTCTCTGAGGCCGCGGGCCAGTCCACCCGCAGCTGCTGCAGAAAGGTCGCCATGTGCGGGTCCCGCACGGCGGGCACTAGGCGCACACTCACCCTGCGAAGCGAGGCGGCCGCCTCAGCTCGAGCACCGGGCTCAGCTATGCCCCACTTTCCACCCGCAGCGGCTCTCGGGCCCCCATCGCGCGCTTTCTCCTTTGTGGGCCCGCGCCCCAGCTCACCTGTGAGCGTGCAAAGCTCGCGCCAGGTGGTCGGCCACGAGCACGGCACGCAGCTGGCTCAGGCGGAGGTCGCAGGGGCTGCCGTGCAGCGCCGGGCAGTGCAGGACGACGCGCGGGCCCGGGGCGGCGGGGACGGTGGGCGCGGCATAGGCGGCCACGGCGCCGAGGACGCGCTCGAAGACGGCGGACCGCCGCAGCTGGAGCGCCAGCCCCGCGGGGGTTGGCGCGCAGCTCAGTACCGGGGCCACGCCAGGACCCTGCAGGCCAACAATGGCGTGAACCACGCGCTCGGGCACCTGCGGGAAGACAAGCTGGTGAGCGGGTCGCCGCGCTCCCAGCTACCTAGGGCCGCACGTCCCCGCCCTGCTCGCGCCCACCTGGTCATCCCCGAAGCGCGCTTGCAGCGCGCGCCGCGGTGCCAAGAAGTCTCGGACACGCAGGTGGCGGGCGCGTGTCTCCTTGAACCATACTGGGCCGCCCGGCCCCAGGGCCGCGTTCAGGGCTCCCAGCGTCTCCTCTACCCCAAGGCGCATGGCGACCGGAAGGAGTAGGCAGAACCGGAAGCAAGGAACCGGAAGCAAAATTTCGAGGTCGAACTTCCAGGAGAGCCAATTGGTTGGGGCGGGGATCTGGCTGCGGCCCGTGAGTGGACAGGTGCGCTCGACCTACGACTCCAGTGCTACCTCCGCGTGGCCCACCAGCCTGGCTCGGCTCCGGGTCCGAAATCTCTGGGTACGCTACGGGCCTAGGATTCTCTCGCCGTCGCCCGCAGTAGCAACCAGGGAAAGAACCTAAgtcttacatttatgtatttGTGATAACGTTTCATTTCCTCCATTTACACATGATCAAAACGGCAAAAGTCCCAAGTGGATTCTCACTGAAATAGGGCGGCTAACATTAAAGCCACTTTCATGACCTACTGAAAAAGTCACATTTTTAAGAGAATTTGTGTTCTCCAGTTTCGGGTTATTTGCAAGCATTCCCTCCTTTGACATATGGGTTGTCTTTATTCCTAATAAATGCCCACTGATAGAATTGACGGTTTTCTCCTCTTGAATCTTGAGTAATTAGAACCATCATGATGGTTTCCAGAAGCTCTTAATGCTTCTCCTTGAACCTGGTGTACTTTAACAAGGATCCTCCCACTTCCTGGTTTAGGCAACCAGCCATTGTGGGTCAAATAAACAATGTGACCACGAGAAGACCCAGCTTAAGAACAGTTCTCTGAGCACCCCACTCCTCTACCAGTGAGAATGCTCTTTCCTCTGTCCCACCAGGGCTCCTGAATGTCTTCACTTCACTGTAACTTAGATaaccctttcctctttttttttttttttttctttttgtggtatgcgggcctcttactgttgtggcctctcccgttgcggagcacaggctccggacgcgcaggcccagcggccatggctcacgggcccagccgctccgcggcatatgggatcctcccagaccggggcacgaacccgtatcccctgcatcggcaggcggactcttaaccactgcgccaccagggaggccccctctttTCTTTAATGGGGATTGAACCTAACGCAGTAGAGCGCTGTGCAGCAGATCACTGGCAAACCCCTGATCTCCGCCCTGGAGCAGTGAGAATAACCAGAGCTCAGAAAGGAGAGAAGCCTAGGCGCAGGAAGAGCTTGGCAAGGCCCCTTTCTGGGCTAGGGCTGCAAGGCCCTGCTGGGAAGTGCCGAAAGAGCACTGGGCGGACACGACATTCCCGACGGCTTCTTGGGTGCCCACTCAACGGGAGTGATCGTGTCATTCCAAAGCGCTTTCCATGCGTCACGCGCACGACCCGGGGACAGCTGCTAACAGGGTTGGGGGCCCGGAGGCGGAGCTGGGCACTTCAGCTACTCTGGGTGCATGAAGACGGTTGGGGGTGGTTTTACCCCAGGAAGTGAAAGGCTATCTTTAGCGAGCTGCGGGCTGGGGCTGCCCTGTGGGACTCACCGCCATTTGCAGCCCTATCCGGAGGCCCTGGGTCCTCCCTCCCTTGCCAGTGGTACCTCGGGCTCCAGAGATGGCCACCGCCTCGGCTCTCCGACGTCTACGCCTGTCACTTCTAGCCTGAGGGCGCACCTGAGAGAGGGACGGAAACCAGAGCGACCCAATAAAGTATGTCTGGGGATCAGGGGCTAGCCCATTCCATCTGGGTCAGGACGCTGCTCAGGCAGGAGAGCAGGGAACGAAATCCAAGTGCAGCTGGAATGCTCTGGAGACAACAGCTGCTTTTGGGATTCCGTTGCCCGCTGTCCAGccgtgggggggggggtgagggggTTATCCCTAGCCCTAGGGCCAGATCAAAACCCCCCACTCCCAGTCAGCAGACTCAGGAGGTGAAACCAAGTCTAGTGGGAACGAGCCGCTCACCTAGGCCCCCAAACAATATGGGTGGTGGGGGCCTTCCCCGGGACCAGGTCCCGATCGGATTAGATCCGCGGGGTAGGATTAGTCCTGTTGGTCTCATGCAGTCAGGGCCACTGCAGTGACGGTGGCGGGGCGGGCTTCGGGATCAGCCAAGAGGGAAGCGCGCCCGTGGGATCGGATGGGAAGTAAACCCTCCTCGGGGACACCCCGGCACCCGGGACCCTTTGTCCGGTGACGCTGCCAGTGCCCGGAGCGCTAGGGGCCCAGTGGGCCCGCACGGCAGCGACGGAACTCCCGGAAATCCATTGCGACCGTCCTCGGTTGTGTCGAGCCTCCCGCCAGCCCGGTCCCGAGGGTGGCAGACGCGGCAACGTGCCCCTGAGGCCAACACACGGTGGGCACGCGGAGATGCCAGAACCTGCGCGGGCGCCAGCGATTCTCATGCCAGTAGGCCTTCTGATTCGGCTCAAGACGGGGCGCAAGGAATTCTCGGGACGTAAGCGAAGTGAGCGAGGACAGGGCGATGCTCCAGCCGCCGTCTAGTTCAACGTCTGGTCCGGTTTAGGCCCGGTCGGCCACAGAGAACCTAGAAATACCCTACCAAGGCGTCCCCTTCCGCTTGCTCTGGCCGCAGATTTGGAGCCATTTTAAGGCGAAACCAACCAGCCACGCCCCCTCGCGCTCTGGAGAGGCCAATCCATGCTCAACCACGCCCCGTGCGACTCGCGGCCGCGGCGCCAACGGTCGCGCTTGTGACGGTTAGGGAGGGGCGGGACTCGGGGGATAACCGAGGGAAACTTGAGCTGCCCACCCCGCCCTCGGAACCCGACTCTCTAAAGCCGGCATTAGCGGCTTGGGGCTGACGCCACGCCCTGGCCAGGTGTGCGGGAGTCGAACAGGTGCTCGGCCGCCCCGCCCCGGGCCCCGGGAGGCCGGAGTAATGGCTGAGAGCCGGGGGCCAGGCCGCGGCTGGGACCCAGGCAGTGTCCTGAGGCCAGCCACGCCACCAGGTGTCCGGCTCCCCCAGGACAGCCTGtgggggtctggggaggggcGGACGGCAGGTGCTGACACCGGAGCCGCGCTGGGGGACGCGCCCTCATGGGACCGAGGCCCCTGGCccgctccctcctctctcccgcGCTGGGCCGGCCGAGCTGCGCGGTGCCCTCCGCGACGCTGGGGGCGCTGTAGCCGCGCTAGGCTTGGTGACGCCACGACCCCGCTGTGCCTGCGCCAGCTTCCCTGCACGTCGGTCCGCAATGGCCGCCGCGTTCGTGCTACGGAGTCTGTACCGAGCGCGGCTCGCCCTTCGCTGTCCGCCCGCGCAGCTGCCATGGTGAGCCCGGACCCAGCGTCCCGGACCACCCGCTCCTACGGCCGGCGATTCCCGGCCCCCTAGACCCTGACCATACCTCTCCGCAGGGCCCCGCGGCGTGGGCATCGGCTCACGCCGGCGGATGACGAACTGTACCAGCGGACGCGCATCTCTCTGCTGCAGCGCGAGTCCCCGCACGATATGTACATCGACAGCTACAACAGCCGCGGCTTCACCGTCAACGGAAATCGCGTACTTGGGCCCTGTGCGCTACTCCCACACTCGGTGGTGCAGTGGAACGTGAGCCTTTCCCTGcagtgaggaaaccgaggcccagagtcACAGGCCTGCCCCCTGATTCTGTCCCTGGCACACCTGGCTTTTCTTTTGCCCCGCACTGGAGCAAGTAGAGGGTCTCTGGGGAAACCTAGGTGGACTTGTATTTAACTTGTCTCCTCCCCACACAGGTAGGTTCTCACCAGGACATCACCGAGGAAAGCTTCTCTCTATTTTGGATGCTGGAGCCCCGAATAGGTATTGGAGGAGGGAAGGGCTGAACTGCTGAGCCCCAGAAAGCCACCCTCTAGACAGACCTGGTTGTAGACTAACCATGTCTGTCCTTCCCTAGAGATTGTTGTGGTGGGCACTGGAGACCGGACTGAGCGGCTGCACTCCAACTTGCTGCGAGCCATGAGGCAGCGGGGCATCGCTGTGGAAGTGCAGGACACAGTATGTCTGGGACTTGGGAGTGCGGAGGGGAGCCCAAGCCTAGCACTAGCCCAGCTGATGCTGGCTTTCTCTTTGCAGCCCAATGCCTGTGCCACTTTCAACTTCCTGTGTCATGAAGGCCGAGTGACAGGAGCTGCTCTCATTCCCCCACCTGGTGGGGCTGCACTCACATCTCTGGCCCAAGCTGCAGAATGAACCACCAGGAACTTACCTGACCCGTCCAGGAGGGCCCTAGCACCTTTTGCAGAATGCAGTGGTTCCCAAAGCTTTCACTAGCCCCTCCCCCTTTGTCACTGTAACACTTGTCTTGTTTGCCAGCAAATTAATAATTTAACCCACTCCTCTGATTTTGTACTAGGTGTGTTGCTGGCCAGGAGTTGCTGGCTCAGTGAGTTCTTGGAGGGGGTTGTGAAGGAACCAAGGGGTCATCTATTTGTCTACACTGCTTGGCCTCAGAGGCCAGGAGACAGTATAGGCACCTGTCCTAAGCCATATATCTATCTACTTGCTGACATGCAGATTTGAGGGAACCTCTGTGTTTTCTCCACGAGGTCCTTTTAGAGATTCAAGTTAGAGGATATGTATGTGGGTCTCAACCTGATCCCATGGTGGCCAAACTTTGGGCTAGCAGGAGGCCCCTTGGATGCCAGTCCAAAGCCCCATGGACTGTTCTGTGACCCTTCCTAAGCAGCCACAGGCAATTTCTGAGACCAAACCCTTGGGTCTGAGCTGCCTTTTGAGATGCCTCAGGAGGGGCTTTTTGAATCTAGTACTACCCCCCACTTCCAGTTCCTTGAAGCATCCTTATCTCGGGGCATAAGGCTTTCTCTGGAAATGAAGGTGCtttgtttttgtgtatctgtGATGGTGGCAGCTGCAGAGCCCCACCTACTTGTTGACCTCAAAGATCAGGCAAcacttttttttcaaacttttattgAAAAACCGAGGGTGTGCTGTATCCCTTTTCAGAAAAGACGCTTCTCATACCTGTTGGCAGAAGGACCAGCTGTGAGGTGAGGGCAGGAGCATGGAGGCATGGAAGAGA from Mesoplodon densirostris isolate mMesDen1 chromosome 10, mMesDen1 primary haplotype, whole genome shotgun sequence encodes the following:
- the WDR6 gene encoding tRNA (34-2'-O)-methyltransferase regulator WDR6, translated to MDAHEDYVWPRATSELILLPVTGLECVGERLLAGEGPDVLVYTLDFGGHLRMMERVQNLLGHYLIHGFRVRPEPNGDLDSEAMVAVFGSKGLRIVKIGWGQGRFRELWRSGLWNMSDWIWDARWLEGNMALALGHNSVVLYDPVVGCMLQDVPCTDRCTLSSACLIGDTWKELTIVAGAVSNQLLVWYPAAALRDNKPVAPDRRVSGHVGVIFSMSYLESKGLLATASEDRSVRIWKVGDLRVPGGRVQNIGHCFGHSARVWQVKLLENYLISAGEDCVCLVWSHEGEILQAFRGHQGRGIRAIAAHERQAWVITGGDDSGIRLWHLVGRGHPGSGVSALCFKSRSRPGALKAVTLAGSWRVLAVTDTGALYLYDLEVKCWEQLLEDKCFQSYCLLEAAPGPEGFGLCAMANGEGHVKVVPINTPTAAVDLTLFHGKVHSLSWALRGYEELLLLASGPGGVVACLEISAAPSGKAIFVKERCRYLLPPSKQRWHTCSTFLPPGDFLVCGDRRGSVLLFPSRPDLLKDLGVGGKVGAGTGALGTGSGSGGSENALAEWGPVSTLPSLHGKQGVTSVTCHGGYVYTTGRDGAYYQLLVRGGQLQPVLRQKSCRGMNWVAGLRMVADGSMVILGFHANEFVVWSPRSHEKLHIVNCGGGHRSWAFSDTEAAMAFAYLKDGDVMLYRALGGCTRPHVILRESLHGREITCVKRVGTITLGPEFGVPSFMQPDHLEPGSEGPGLIDIVITCSEDTTVCILALPTATGSAHALTAVCNHISSVRAVAVWGTGTPGGPQDPRPGLTAHVVSAGGRAEMHCFTIMVSPDPSTPSRLACHVMHLSSHRLDEYWDRQRNRHRMIKVDPETRYMSLAVCELDRPGLGPLVAAACSDGAVRLFLLQDSGQQLQLLAETFHHKRCVLKVHSFTHEATNQRRRLFLCSAATDGSLAFWDLTTVLDHGSPALEPPADPGLPYRLGSPCLTLQAHSCGVNSLHTLPTHEGHLVASGSEDGSLHVFVLTVEVPELEEAVGGAELVPQLQVLEEYSLPCAHAAHVTGLKILSPSLMVSASIDQRLTFWRLGHGEPTFMNSTVYHVADVADMDCWPVSPEFGHRCALGGQGLEVYNWYD